From Gordonia crocea, the proteins below share one genomic window:
- a CDS encoding NUDIX hydrolase, with the protein MTSPDDSPAAVRLEVRAAALRVGSGDPGAAPHLQVLLVPTADDEVWALPGGPITGDAELADTALTGLRDRAGVTEVAHIEQLEVFSAPHRVPGPRTVASTYLALVRPQTRAHRARWHDVNAAPPLVADHAAIVAAARHRLAGKLSYTNIAFALAPDEFPMSELSEIYGAALGYPVDTTNLLRILSRRAVITATGGVRRTRGGGRPPALYRFTESSLRVTDEFATLRPPM; encoded by the coding sequence GTGACCTCCCCCGACGACTCGCCCGCCGCCGTGCGCCTCGAGGTCCGCGCGGCCGCACTGCGAGTCGGCAGCGGCGACCCCGGCGCGGCGCCCCACCTGCAGGTGCTGCTGGTACCGACCGCCGACGACGAGGTGTGGGCATTGCCAGGCGGGCCGATCACCGGCGACGCCGAGCTGGCCGACACCGCCCTGACCGGACTGCGCGACCGGGCCGGGGTCACCGAGGTGGCGCACATCGAGCAGTTGGAGGTGTTCTCCGCCCCGCACCGGGTACCGGGACCCCGCACCGTGGCCTCGACCTACCTCGCCCTGGTCCGGCCGCAGACGCGGGCGCACCGCGCCCGGTGGCACGACGTCAACGCCGCTCCCCCGCTGGTCGCCGACCACGCCGCCATCGTCGCCGCGGCCCGCCACCGCCTCGCCGGCAAACTCTCCTATACGAACATCGCGTTCGCCCTGGCCCCCGACGAGTTCCCGATGTCCGAGTTGTCGGAGATCTACGGCGCCGCACTGGGCTATCCGGTGGACACCACGAACCTGTTGCGCATCCTCTCGCGGCGCGCGGTGATCACCGCCACCGGCGGCGTCCGGCGCACCCGCGGCGGCGGACGCCCGCCGGCGCTGTACCGCTTCACCGAGTCCTCGCTGCGCGTGACCGACGAGTTCGCCACGCTGCGTCCCCCGATGTGA
- a CDS encoding DUF2567 domain-containing protein — protein MSEPVMLAPGPDGLPVVRGGRATGWRANVLVPAQLIVFLVGVVVVSLIGAVVWAYTAPMPTGIVIRPGTGSVPSEQLSRYFDGIGWFCLGLLVIGVVAGLAFWWVARSWRGPIGAIALLATTVVASGLAIEVAQSALRIRLPDPTTLPQGTTFAHGPKLWMAAPAEGAVGAPGILLILMPVMALLVYLFHVLLASDPALGADAAVPGELVVEGGSESV, from the coding sequence ATGAGTGAACCGGTGATGCTCGCCCCCGGGCCCGACGGGCTGCCGGTGGTGCGGGGCGGGCGGGCGACCGGTTGGCGGGCGAATGTCCTCGTTCCCGCGCAGCTGATCGTGTTCCTCGTCGGCGTCGTCGTGGTGAGTCTGATCGGTGCGGTGGTGTGGGCCTACACGGCGCCGATGCCGACCGGGATCGTCATCCGGCCGGGCACGGGCAGTGTCCCGTCGGAGCAGTTGAGCCGCTACTTCGACGGAATCGGCTGGTTTTGCCTGGGCCTGCTGGTGATCGGCGTCGTCGCCGGGCTGGCGTTCTGGTGGGTGGCCCGCTCGTGGCGCGGGCCGATCGGGGCGATCGCCCTGCTGGCGACGACGGTGGTGGCCTCCGGGCTCGCCATCGAAGTGGCGCAGAGCGCGCTGCGGATCCGCCTGCCCGACCCGACCACGCTGCCGCAGGGGACGACCTTCGCCCATGGGCCGAAACTGTGGATGGCCGCGCCGGCCGAGGGTGCCGTCGGCGCGCCGGGCATCCTGCTCATCCTGATGCCGGTGATGGCGCTGCTGGTGTACCTGTTCCACGTGCTGCTGGCCTCCGATCCGGCCCTGGGGGCCGACGCCGCGGTCCCCGGCGAGCTCGTCGTCGAGGGTGGTTCGGAGTCGGTGTAG
- the bsaP gene encoding biotin synthase auxiliary protein BsaP, which yields MTADIPGPLTAPHRFGVYTGIETELQDDAAIPTTARLGLEPPRYCGQCGRRMVVQVRPDGWWARCSRHGEVDSTELEQR from the coding sequence GTGACAGCAGACATTCCGGGGCCGTTGACCGCCCCGCACCGATTTGGGGTGTACACCGGAATCGAGACCGAGCTCCAGGACGACGCCGCGATCCCGACGACCGCCCGTCTGGGTCTGGAGCCGCCGCGCTACTGCGGGCAGTGTGGGCGCCGTATGGTCGTTCAGGTGCGCCCGGACGGCTGGTGGGCGCGCTGCTCGCGACACGGCGAGGTGGATTCGACGGAACTGGAGCAGCGATGA
- the bioB gene encoding biotin synthase BioB translates to MTSASTTTEAVDTGAADILAIAREQVLEGGQGLSQDQVLTVLQLPDERLEELLALAHDVRMRWCGPEVEVEGIISLKTGGCPEDCHFCSQSGLFASPVRSAWIDIPSLVEAAKQTAKTGATEFCIVAAVRGPDKRLMSQVAAGIEAIRNEVDIQIACSLGMLTQEQVDELAAMGVHRYNHNLETARSHFPNVVTTHSWEERWGTLRMVRDAGMEVCCGGILGMGESLEQRAEFAANLAELEPDEVPLNFLNPRPGTPFGDLEVLPASEALKAVAAFRLALPRTILRFAGGREITLGDLGAQQGILGGINAVIVGNYLTTLGRPAEADLDLLDNLSMPIKALNDTL, encoded by the coding sequence GTGACCTCAGCGTCCACCACCACCGAAGCAGTCGACACGGGGGCGGCCGACATTCTGGCCATCGCCCGCGAGCAGGTCCTCGAGGGCGGCCAGGGGCTGTCGCAGGACCAGGTGCTGACCGTCCTGCAGCTGCCCGACGAGCGGCTCGAAGAGCTGCTGGCCCTCGCCCACGACGTGCGGATGCGCTGGTGCGGGCCGGAGGTCGAGGTCGAGGGCATCATCTCGCTGAAGACCGGCGGCTGCCCCGAGGACTGCCACTTCTGCTCGCAGTCGGGCTTGTTCGCGTCGCCGGTGCGCAGTGCGTGGATCGACATCCCGTCGCTGGTGGAGGCGGCCAAGCAGACCGCCAAGACCGGTGCCACCGAGTTCTGCATCGTCGCGGCCGTGCGCGGTCCGGACAAGCGCCTGATGAGCCAGGTCGCGGCCGGCATCGAGGCCATCCGCAACGAGGTGGACATCCAGATCGCCTGCAGCCTCGGCATGCTCACGCAGGAGCAGGTCGACGAGCTCGCCGCGATGGGCGTGCACCGCTACAACCACAACCTGGAGACCGCCCGCTCACACTTTCCCAACGTCGTCACCACCCACTCGTGGGAGGAGCGCTGGGGCACCCTGCGCATGGTGCGCGACGCCGGTATGGAGGTCTGCTGCGGCGGCATCCTCGGGATGGGCGAGAGCCTCGAGCAGCGTGCCGAGTTCGCCGCGAACCTGGCCGAGCTGGAACCCGACGAGGTGCCGCTGAACTTCCTCAACCCACGTCCGGGGACGCCGTTCGGCGATCTCGAGGTGCTCCCGGCGAGCGAGGCCCTCAAGGCCGTCGCCGCCTTCCGTCTGGCCTTGCCGCGCACCATCCTGCGGTTCGCCGGCGGCCGCGAGATCACCCTGGGCGATCTCGGCGCCCAGCAGGGCATCCTGGGCGGCATCAACGCCGTCATCGTCGGCAACTACCTGACCACGCTGGGACGTCCGGCCGAGGCCGACCTGGACCTGCTGGACAACCTGTCGATGCCGATCAAAGCGCTCAACGACACGCTCTGA
- the bioD gene encoding dethiobiotin synthase: MILAVTGTSTDVGKTVATAALVARARSRGAQRIAVVKPAQTGIAPTEPGDLAHVQRLAGPVTVVECARYPEPLAPDVAAARAGLAPLSRDRVAAAIAEAAAAHDVTIVEGAGGVLVRLAAHGGDAGPLTILDVAADAGAPIVVVCSPALGALNHAELTVAAIRARGLTPAGLVVGSWPVVPDLAMRCNADDLPRVTGVPLIGTLPEGVGAMTRDRFVESAPGWFDPNWSPTPPTDRSGGQSRRPHEGVRS; the protein is encoded by the coding sequence ATGATCCTCGCCGTGACCGGGACCTCCACCGACGTCGGGAAGACGGTGGCCACCGCCGCCCTCGTCGCCCGGGCGCGATCCCGCGGCGCGCAGCGCATCGCCGTGGTCAAACCGGCCCAGACCGGTATTGCCCCGACCGAGCCGGGCGACCTCGCCCATGTCCAACGGCTGGCCGGACCGGTCACCGTCGTGGAATGCGCCCGCTATCCCGAACCGCTTGCGCCCGACGTCGCCGCGGCCCGCGCCGGCCTCGCGCCGCTGAGCCGGGACCGGGTGGCCGCCGCGATTGCCGAGGCGGCCGCCGCCCACGACGTGACCATCGTCGAGGGCGCCGGCGGAGTCCTGGTGCGGCTCGCCGCGCACGGCGGCGACGCCGGACCGCTGACGATCCTCGACGTCGCCGCCGATGCGGGCGCGCCGATCGTCGTGGTCTGCTCGCCCGCGCTGGGCGCGCTCAACCACGCCGAACTGACCGTCGCCGCGATCCGGGCCCGCGGGTTGACCCCCGCCGGACTGGTCGTCGGGTCGTGGCCCGTCGTGCCGGATCTGGCGATGCGCTGCAACGCCGACGACTTGCCGCGCGTCACCGGGGTGCCGCTGATCGGTACGCTGCCCGAAGGCGTCGGCGCGATGACCCGCGACCGGTTCGTTGAATCCGCCCCCGGGTGGTTCGACCCGAACTGGTCGCCCACCCCTCCCACCGACCGATCCGGCGGACAATCCCGCCGGCCACACGAAGGAGTCCGATCGTGA
- a CDS encoding 8-amino-7-oxononanoate synthase codes for MSALDWLETAAAERERAGLHRDPIVRRPDADLLNLASNDYLGLSADPRVVDGARAALTAFGAGSTASRLVVGTTSLHIDFEDDLADFTGFAAGLCFSSGYLANVGAISSLVGRGDLIVSDAGAHASLIDGCRLSRAEVVVVDRGDVAAVDAALAGAAGRRALVVTDSVYSIDGEVAPVAELYAVARARGAALLVDEAHALGVRGPGGAGVIAEAGLSGAPDLVMTTVMSKSLGTQGGVVLGSRSLRTHLIDTARPFIFDTGLNPAAVGGAHAALRILRHDPGLPDRVRANAAMIARECGGEEPRAAVVSLIVGDPHRAVDWAARCRADGVLVGCFRPPSVPAGTSRLRITARADLDESAIERVAAVVNRHRQEVTA; via the coding sequence ATGAGCGCACTCGACTGGCTCGAGACCGCCGCGGCCGAACGCGAGCGCGCCGGATTGCACCGCGATCCGATCGTTCGCCGCCCCGACGCCGACCTGCTGAACCTCGCCTCCAACGACTATCTGGGCCTGTCGGCCGATCCGCGGGTCGTCGACGGCGCCCGGGCCGCCTTGACGGCCTTCGGGGCGGGATCGACCGCGTCGCGCCTGGTCGTCGGCACGACGAGTCTGCACATCGATTTCGAGGATGACCTCGCCGACTTCACCGGCTTCGCCGCCGGACTGTGCTTCTCGTCGGGCTATTTGGCCAACGTCGGGGCGATCAGCTCGCTCGTGGGCCGGGGCGACCTCATCGTCAGCGACGCCGGCGCCCACGCGTCGCTGATCGACGGATGTCGGTTGTCGCGCGCCGAGGTGGTCGTCGTCGACCGGGGCGACGTCGCCGCGGTGGACGCGGCGCTGGCGGGGGCCGCGGGCCGGCGCGCGCTGGTCGTCACCGACTCGGTCTACAGCATCGACGGCGAGGTCGCGCCGGTCGCCGAGTTGTACGCGGTGGCGCGGGCGCGGGGGGCGGCCCTGCTCGTCGACGAGGCGCACGCCCTCGGGGTGCGCGGCCCCGGCGGCGCCGGGGTGATCGCCGAGGCCGGGCTGTCCGGGGCGCCGGACCTCGTCATGACCACGGTGATGTCCAAATCGCTGGGCACCCAGGGCGGCGTGGTGCTGGGCAGCCGGTCGTTGCGCACCCATCTCATCGATACGGCTCGGCCCTTCATCTTCGACACCGGCCTGAACCCGGCGGCGGTGGGCGGCGCCCACGCGGCGCTGCGCATCCTGCGCCACGACCCCGGCCTGCCCGACCGGGTCCGGGCCAACGCGGCGATGATCGCGCGCGAGTGCGGCGGCGAGGAGCCGCGCGCGGCGGTGGTCTCCCTCATCGTCGGCGATCCGCATCGCGCGGTGGACTGGGCCGCCCGCTGCCGCGCCGACGGCGTACTCGTCGGCTGCTTCCGCCCCCCGTCGGTTCCCGCCGGGACGTCGCGGCTGCGCATCACCGCGCGGGCCGACCTCGACGAGTCGGCGATCGAGCGGGTCGCCGCCGTCGTCAACCGCCACCGCCAGGAGGTGACCGCATGA
- a CDS encoding adenosylmethionine--8-amino-7-oxononanoate transaminase, which translates to MASPIAPSLAQIDADHVWHPYGALPAAVPSLLVHSADGVYLETEAGRLVDGMSSWWAAIHGYRHPVLDRAATEQLGAMSHVMFGGLTHRPAVDLAARLVEITPPGLEKVFFSDSGSVSIEVAVKMALQYWRGRGAPERTRLLTWRGGYHGDTFTPMSVCDPEGGMHAMWTDVLAHQVFVDAPPAQFDEEYARTLRGAIAEHAHELAAVIVEPVVQGAGGMRFHDPRYLTVLREACDAADVLLVFDEIATGFGRTGELFAADHAGVAPDIMCLGKALTGGYLTLAATLCTPTIAETISAGEAGGLAHGPTFMANPLACAVALASTNLLLDGPWRERVAAIGAGLRAGLAPLAGLDRVRDVRVFGAIGVVQLDAPVDMAAATEAAIAAGVWLRPFRDLVYTMPPYISTDDDVATICRGIGAVVRA; encoded by the coding sequence ATGGCCTCACCCATCGCCCCGTCCTTGGCGCAGATCGACGCCGACCACGTGTGGCACCCGTACGGCGCGCTGCCCGCGGCGGTTCCCTCGCTGCTGGTGCACTCCGCCGACGGCGTGTACTTGGAGACCGAGGCCGGGCGCCTGGTCGACGGGATGAGTTCCTGGTGGGCGGCGATCCACGGTTACCGCCACCCGGTTCTCGACCGTGCCGCCACCGAGCAACTCGGCGCGATGAGCCACGTCATGTTCGGCGGCCTGACCCATCGGCCGGCGGTCGACCTCGCCGCACGGCTCGTCGAGATCACCCCGCCGGGATTGGAGAAGGTGTTCTTCTCCGACTCCGGTTCGGTCTCCATCGAGGTCGCCGTCAAGATGGCGCTGCAGTACTGGCGCGGGCGCGGCGCACCGGAGCGGACCCGCCTGCTCACCTGGCGCGGCGGCTACCACGGGGACACCTTCACCCCGATGAGCGTCTGCGACCCCGAGGGCGGCATGCACGCGATGTGGACCGACGTGCTGGCCCACCAGGTCTTCGTCGACGCGCCGCCGGCGCAGTTCGACGAGGAGTACGCCCGCACCCTGCGCGGGGCCATCGCCGAGCACGCCCACGAGCTCGCCGCGGTCATCGTCGAACCGGTCGTGCAGGGCGCCGGCGGGATGCGGTTCCACGACCCGCGCTACCTGACCGTGTTGCGGGAGGCCTGCGACGCGGCCGACGTCCTGCTCGTCTTCGACGAGATCGCCACCGGGTTCGGCCGGACCGGCGAGTTGTTCGCCGCGGACCATGCCGGTGTGGCACCGGACATCATGTGTCTCGGCAAAGCGCTGACCGGCGGGTACCTCACCCTTGCCGCAACGCTGTGCACCCCGACGATCGCCGAGACGATCAGCGCCGGGGAGGCCGGCGGGCTTGCGCACGGCCCCACCTTCATGGCCAATCCGCTGGCCTGCGCCGTGGCGCTGGCGTCGACCAACCTGCTCCTCGACGGGCCCTGGCGCGAGCGGGTCGCCGCGATCGGCGCCGGGTTGCGCGCCGGGTTGGCGCCCCTGGCCGGCCTCGACAGGGTCCGCGACGTGCGGGTGTTCGGTGCGATCGGCGTGGTCCAGCTCGACGCCCCGGTCGACATGGCCGCCGCGACCGAGGCCGCCATCGCGGCCGGTGTCTGGCTGCGCCCGTTCCGCGATTTGGTCTACACGATGCCGCCCTACATCAGCACCGACGACGACGTCGCGACGATCTGCCGCGGTATCGGGGCGGTGGTCCGGGCATGA
- a CDS encoding TetR/AcrR family transcriptional regulator has product MAINRSDVLAAARAILAQHSLADLSMRRLATELGVSPNALYWHYPDKQTLLAALGDDILAGVVPPDADLPWDERIEALARSMRACLCAVPDSAELVSSSWSSGLSSMAVLDHLTAAARAADLPERERRGLVTAIAQLVIGLTIEEQTRRQMTRLGVTNPTTRDYDEEFADALAIVLAGARQAAAGSRSDVSAQPRRNAPASALA; this is encoded by the coding sequence GTGGCGATCAACCGGAGCGACGTACTGGCGGCCGCGCGCGCCATCTTGGCCCAGCACAGCCTCGCCGACCTGTCGATGCGCCGCCTCGCCACCGAGCTGGGCGTTTCCCCCAACGCCCTCTACTGGCACTACCCGGACAAGCAGACGCTGCTCGCCGCGCTCGGCGACGACATCCTGGCCGGCGTCGTCCCACCGGACGCCGACCTTCCCTGGGATGAGCGGATCGAGGCCCTGGCCCGATCCATGCGCGCCTGCCTGTGCGCCGTCCCCGACAGCGCCGAACTCGTCTCGTCGAGCTGGTCGAGCGGCCTGTCGTCGATGGCGGTGCTGGACCACCTCACCGCGGCGGCGCGCGCCGCCGACCTGCCCGAGCGCGAGCGGCGCGGCTTGGTGACGGCGATCGCCCAGCTCGTCATCGGCCTGACCATCGAGGAACAGACCCGACGGCAGATGACGCGGTTGGGGGTGACCAACCCGACGACGAGGGACTACGACGAGGAGTTCGCCGACGCCCTGGCGATCGTGCTCGCCGGCGCCCGGCAGGCCGCCGCGGGGTCCCGGTCCGACGTATCGGCACAACCCCGACGAAACGCCCCGGCAAGCGCTCTGGCCTGA
- a CDS encoding acyltransferase family protein, with the protein MVDPGKTISGSPSAPVADSKAAPAYRWDLDGLRGVAILLVACFHVWFGRVSGGVDVFLTLSGYFFIGSLLRHAIAAQSPIIGYRDTINPWPRLKRLLKRLLPALYTMLIGVAILTVTTNAIPQARWIEIGREIVASALYYQNWFLAKNSQDYLAASATNSPLQHIWSMSMQGQFFLGMLILALIVAALLKLAAKPLARLGTERSIRAIVGVMVLGLAALSFYWAWMRHGVDQPFNYYDTFSRLWEPLAGGLLAVWMPRTRVPNWIRNIVGLAALGLILSCGWWIDGVKEYPGPLALVPVGSTVALIWVGATALSRPRPDGTVAPQPIVSRVLATPQGIWLGNIAYSLYLIHWPLLIFYLAWRDKNHASIVEGTAILTVSVLLAWLCKRFIEDPVRHSRRPVPLWRKPDEVVEVTAHHDRRESNRRRLSLSYGSVLTVLLILGVVGIGVGNRVWTWHVMSQKVDTTTLDPHDYPGARALLNGWPVPDRPPRPAPNVAEFDFPETSTDGFMSNFLDNEIHVGVYGDKKAKRTIALAGGSHAEMWITAMNILGKQYGFKVKTYLKMGCALTTERVPKKSGTDNPYPECYDWGQRVVKAIIADRPDAVMTTSTRPRDRQPGDWMPDAYKPIFTAFMDAGIPVIGMRDTPWPRDRHGEGFVTPQCLSQGGDAISCGTVRASALMPDDPSIPFAQAHPLFHRIDMTAGVCEPVICPAIVGNIVVYKDYHHLSATYVRSLVDELGRQLGEQIDWIRRT; encoded by the coding sequence GTGGTCGACCCCGGCAAGACAATCAGCGGCAGCCCGTCCGCCCCGGTCGCCGACAGTAAAGCCGCCCCGGCATACCGCTGGGACCTCGACGGTCTGCGCGGCGTCGCGATTCTGTTGGTGGCCTGCTTCCACGTGTGGTTCGGCCGTGTATCCGGCGGCGTCGACGTCTTCCTCACGCTCTCCGGTTACTTCTTCATCGGGTCGCTGCTGCGGCACGCCATCGCCGCCCAATCCCCGATCATCGGCTACCGCGACACGATCAACCCGTGGCCGCGGCTCAAACGGCTCCTCAAGCGCCTCCTGCCCGCGCTGTACACGATGCTCATCGGCGTCGCGATCCTCACCGTCACCACCAACGCCATCCCCCAGGCGCGGTGGATCGAAATCGGCCGCGAGATCGTGGCGTCCGCGCTGTATTACCAAAACTGGTTCCTCGCCAAGAACTCGCAGGACTACCTGGCCGCCAGCGCCACCAACAGCCCGCTCCAGCACATCTGGTCGATGTCGATGCAGGGGCAGTTCTTCCTCGGCATGCTGATCCTCGCGCTGATCGTCGCCGCGCTGCTCAAGCTCGCCGCCAAGCCGTTGGCCCGGCTGGGCACCGAGCGCAGCATCCGCGCCATCGTCGGCGTGATGGTCCTGGGCCTCGCCGCCCTGTCCTTCTACTGGGCGTGGATGCGCCACGGCGTCGACCAGCCGTTCAACTACTACGACACCTTTTCCCGCCTGTGGGAGCCGCTGGCCGGCGGCCTGCTCGCGGTGTGGATGCCGCGCACCCGGGTGCCGAACTGGATCCGCAACATCGTGGGGCTGGCGGCGCTGGGCCTGATCCTTTCCTGCGGCTGGTGGATCGACGGCGTCAAGGAGTATCCGGGACCGCTCGCCCTGGTCCCCGTCGGTTCCACCGTCGCACTGATCTGGGTCGGGGCCACCGCCCTCTCACGCCCGCGGCCCGACGGGACGGTTGCGCCGCAGCCGATCGTGTCGCGGGTCCTCGCCACGCCGCAGGGGATCTGGCTGGGCAATATCGCCTACTCCCTGTACCTGATCCACTGGCCGCTGCTGATCTTCTACCTCGCGTGGCGCGACAAGAACCACGCCAGCATCGTGGAGGGAACGGCGATCCTGACCGTCTCGGTCCTGCTGGCCTGGCTGTGCAAACGCTTCATCGAAGACCCGGTCCGCCACTCCCGGCGACCGGTACCGCTGTGGCGCAAACCCGACGAAGTGGTCGAGGTCACCGCCCACCACGATCGACGCGAGAGCAATCGCCGCCGCTTGTCGCTGTCCTACGGCAGCGTGCTCACCGTGTTGCTGATCCTCGGTGTCGTCGGCATCGGCGTGGGCAACCGCGTCTGGACCTGGCACGTCATGTCGCAGAAGGTCGACACCACCACCCTGGATCCGCACGACTACCCCGGTGCGCGCGCCCTGCTGAACGGCTGGCCGGTGCCCGATCGGCCGCCGCGTCCCGCGCCGAATGTCGCGGAATTCGACTTCCCCGAGACGAGCACCGACGGATTCATGTCGAACTTCCTCGACAACGAGATCCACGTCGGCGTCTACGGCGACAAGAAGGCCAAGCGCACCATCGCGCTGGCCGGCGGGTCGCATGCCGAGATGTGGATCACCGCGATGAACATCCTCGGCAAGCAGTACGGCTTCAAGGTCAAGACCTACCTCAAGATGGGCTGCGCACTGACGACCGAGCGCGTCCCGAAGAAGTCCGGTACCGACAACCCGTACCCGGAGTGCTACGACTGGGGCCAGCGCGTGGTGAAGGCGATCATCGCCGACCGCCCCGACGCCGTCATGACGACGTCGACGCGGCCCCGCGACCGCCAGCCGGGCGACTGGATGCCCGACGCGTACAAGCCGATCTTCACCGCTTTCATGGATGCCGGCATCCCGGTGATCGGCATGCGCGACACCCCGTGGCCGCGGGACCGCCACGGCGAGGGTTTCGTCACGCCGCAATGCCTGTCGCAGGGCGGCGACGCCATCAGCTGCGGCACCGTGCGGGCCTCGGCCCTCATGCCCGACGACCCGTCGATCCCCTTCGCGCAGGCCCACCCGCTGTTCCACCGGATCGACATGACCGCCGGGGTCTGTGAGCCGGTGATCTGCCCGGCGATCGTGGGCAACATCGTGGTTTACAAGGACTACCACCACCTGTCGGCGACCTACGTCCGCAGCCTCGTCGACGAACTCGGCCGCCAGCTCGGCGAACAGATCGACTGGATCCGTCGAACCTGA